One part of the Dioscorea cayenensis subsp. rotundata cultivar TDr96_F1 chromosome 2, TDr96_F1_v2_PseudoChromosome.rev07_lg8_w22 25.fasta, whole genome shotgun sequence genome encodes these proteins:
- the LOC120278176 gene encoding LOW QUALITY PROTEIN: ammonium transporter 1 member 1-like (The sequence of the model RefSeq protein was modified relative to this genomic sequence to represent the inferred CDS: deleted 1 base in 1 codon) produces MAAETCSAVALAPLLGGNSTAAAQYLCNQFEAVSLQLTDAKSAIDSTYLLFSAYLVFAMQLGFAMLCAGSVRAKNTMNIMLTNVLDAAAGGLFYYLFGFAFAFGAPSNPFIGRHFFGLKEIPKIGFDYSYFLYQWAFAIAAAGITSGSIAERTQFVAYLIYSSFLTGFVYPIVSHWIWSTDGWASASRSAPHGLLFGSGVIDFAGSGVVHLVGGIAGLWGALIEGPRIGRFDHAGRAITLRGHSATLVVLGTFLLWFGWYGFNPGSFITILNSYGPIGSINGQWSAVGRTAVTTTLAGCSAALTTLFGKRLQTGHWNVTDVCNGLLGGFAAITSGCSVVDPWAAVICGFVAAWVLIGFNKLAEIFKYDDPLEAAQLHGGCGAWGIIFTALFAREKYVNEVYPGREGRPYGLFMGGGGRLLAAHVLQIVVIIGWVSCTMGPLFYGLNKMKLLRISTEDEMAGMDLTRHGGFAYAYHDEDSSGHGGGPGLMLKNVRVEPGPTPTTPSSGQT; encoded by the exons ATGGCGGCCGAGACGTGCTCCGCCGTAGCCCTAGCGCCGCTCCTCGGCGGCAACTCCACGGCGGCGGCGCAGTACCTATGCAACCAATTCGAGGCCGTCTCTCTACAACTCACCGATGCTAAATCGGCGATCGATTCCACCTACCTTCTCTTCTCCGCCTACCTCGTGTTCGCGATGCAGCTCGGCTTCGCCATGCTCTGTGCCGGCTCCGTCCGCGCGAAGAACACCATGAACATCATGCTCACCAACGTCCTCGATGCCGCGGCCGGTGGTTTGTTCTACTATCTCTTCGGTTTCGCGTTCGCGTTCGGAGCCCCATCGAATCCCTTCATCGGACGCCATTTCTTTGGGCTCAAGGAGATCCCGAAGATCGGCTTCGATTACTCCTATTTTCTCTATCAATGGGCGTTTGCCATCGCCGCCGCCGGAATCACGTCGGGATCCATTGCCGAGAGGACTCAATTCGTCGCTTACCTCATTTACTCCTCATTCCTCACCGGATTCGTCTACCCGATCGTCTCCCACTGGATCTGGTCCACTGATGGCTGGGCATCCGCTTCGAGATCCGCCCCTCACGGTCTCCTATTCGGCTCCGGCGTCATCGATTTCGCGGGATCCGGCGTCGTTCACTTGGTCGGCGGCATTGCTGGTCTCTGGGGAGCCCTAATCGAAGGTCCACGAATCGGGCGATTCGATCACGCCGGCCGAGCCATCACTCTCCGCGGCCACAGCGCAACCCTCGTCGTCCTCGGCACATTCCTCCTCTGGTTCGGCTGGTACGGCTTCAATCCCGGCTCATTCATCACAATCCTCAACTCCTACGGCCCGATCGGATCAATCAACGGCCAATGGTCCGCCGTCGGCCGCACGGCCGTCACCACAACCCTCGCCGGCTGCTCCGCTGCCCTAACTACTCTGTTCGGCAAGCGCCTTCAAACAGGGCACTGGAACGTCACCGACGTCTGCAACGGCCTTCTCGGCGGCTTCGCCGCCATCACCTCCGGTTGCTCCGTCGTTGATCCTTGGGCCGCCGTCATCTGCGGCTTCGTCGCCGCTTGGGTCCTCATCGGCTTCAACAAACTCGCCGAGATCTTCAAATACGACGAT CCTTTAGAAGCCGCACAACTCCACGGTGGTTGCGGCGCTTGGGGCATCATCTTCACCGCCCTCTTCGCCAGAGAAAAGTACGTCAACGAAGTCTATCCGGGAAGAGAAGGGAGACCATACGGTCTCTTCATGGGCGGCGGTGGCCGGTTACTCGCCGCGCATGTTCTACAAATCGTGGTGATCATCGGTTGGGTGAGCTGCACCATGGGGCCATTGTTCTACGGCTTGAACAAGATGAAGTTATTGAGGATTTCAACAGAGGACGAGATGGCCGGCATGGATCTCACTCGCCATGGCGGCTTTGCTTATGCTTACCATGATGAGGACTCTAGCGGCCATGGCGGCGGGCCAGGGCTGATGTTGAAGAACGTGAGAGTGGAGCCTGGTCCTACTCCCACTACTCCAAGTTCCGGTCAAACTTAG